The DNA segment AGCTTGGTGGTTGCCGCATCCGCGTCTTCACCCAGAAGAAGAGAACGAACCAGTCGACGCGGCCCGAAGGGGCGAAGCATCTGGCTGGCTGGGCGGGGGCGTATTCGTTGGGGCCACCAGAACCAGCGCCCGAGCAGCGCCGCGATGGACGGTGTCATCAGGGAGCGGACGATGAGGGTGTCGAACAGCAGGCCGAGGCCGATGGTGCTGCCAGCCTGGCCAATCGAGCGCAGGTCGCTCGCGACCATAGACATCATGGTGAAGGCGAACACCAGGCCCGCGGCGGTGACAACTCCACCGGTGTTGCCCATGGAGCGGATGATGCCGGTCTTTAATCCCGCGGCTATCTCCCCCTGGAAGCGTGAGACCAATAGCAGGTTGTAGTCGGAGCCGACGGCTAACAGGATGATCGTCCCGAACACGGGCGCGATCCAGTTCAGGTCCAGGCCGACGATATGTTGCCAGACCAGCACGGTGAGCCCGAAGGCCGCGCCCAGCGATAACAGCACGGTGCCGACGATTGCCATGGAGGCAACGAGAGCTCGGGTGATGATCACCATGACGACGAAGATCAGCGTCAATGCCGCTAATCCCACGAGCAGGATGTCGTATTTGGCGCCGGATTGTATGTCGTTGTACATCGCCGCGGTGCCGGTGAGATAGAACTTGCCGTTGACCAGCGATGTTCCCTTCACGGTGTGGTGTGCGGTTTCAAGTTCGGGTTTGACGGCCGAGATGCCTTTGGGTGTTGCGGGATCGGCAGCGTGGGTGATGATGAAGCGCGCGGCTTTGCCGTCCGGCGACAAGAACAGTTTGAGCCCGCGCTGGAAGTCGGGGTTGTCGAAGGCTTCTGGCGGCAGGTAGAAGTAGTCGTCGGCCTTGGAGGCGTCAAAGGCCTGACCCATCGCGCTGGCCGTGTCGGTCATCCGAGCCATTTGGGTGACGAGCCCCGAGAAGCTGCTGTGCATGGTCAACAGCGTCCCGCGCATGGATTTCGCGACCGCGATGATCGGCGGAAACTGGGCGAGCATTTGCGGCAACACCGCATCGATGTCGTCCATGTCGTTAAGGAGCGCTTTTATGTTGTCGCTGAATTTGTCGGACTGGTCGAGCGCGTCGAACATTGATCTGACCGCCCAGCAGACAGGGATGTTGAAACAGTGCTGTTCGGCGTAGACATAGGCGTGGACGGGCCGTGCGAAGTCGTCGAAATCGGCGAGATGGTCTCGTAGCTCGTCGGCGGTGGCCTTCGCGTCTTGCAGGTCGCCGACGAGGTGGTGTGTGGTGGCGGCCATCTGGCCCAGCAGACCGTACATGCGTTGCATCGAGGCGATCATGGCCCCGAGGTCGTCGCTCATTTTGAGGATGTCGGCCACGCGGTCTTTCATGAACTGCAGGTTTTCTTGTATCGGAATGGATTGCATGCTGACCTGGAAAGGTATCGAGGTGTGTTCGATCGGGCTTCCCAGCGGTCTGGTGATGCTTTGCACCGTGGCGATGCCGGGTAGCCGGAAGATGTCCTTGGCGATCCGGTCCAGGATGATCATGTCACCGGAATTACGCATATCGTGATCACCCTGAATCATGAGAATGTCGGGATCCATCCTGGCGGGCGTGAAATGGCGTTCCGCGGCGGCGTAGCCGACTTTCGACCCGAGATTGGCGGGGATATAGAAGCGATCGTTGTAGCTGAGTTTCATGCTCGGCATAATGAGCATGCCGACGATAGCGATGAGCACCGCGGTCACGAAGACCGGTGCGGGCCAGCGGACGGTGGCGGTGCCGATGCGCCGCCAGCCGTGCACCTTGATCGCTCGTTTCGGATCGAGCAGACGGAAGCGGCCGGCCACGGCCACAATAGCCGGCGCAA comes from the Mycobacterium marseillense genome and includes:
- a CDS encoding RND family transporter; this translates as MNSDHTTRPRFMRAVQRFSWPIILVWLLVTIAVNVLVPPIESVARNNAVSTSPADAPSVIAAKQIGKTFQESNSDSIVMVVLESDKKLGGEAHRYYNGLVKKLEANTEHVQHVQNVWGDVLTAAGVQSEDGKAAYVQINIAGNQGSTLQNDSVHAVRQIVQKSAPPPGLKAYVTGPAALSTDMNEAADKSMLKMMGVTGVVIMIMLFIVYRSVSTVLLVLVMVGFEMGTARGVVAVLGHNHLLGFSTFVVAMLSSLAIAAGTDYAIFLIGRYQEARQAGEDPDTAYYTMFSGTYHVILGSGLTIAGATFCLHLARLSYFKALGIPSALGLLVVIAGALTVAPAIVAVAGRFRLLDPKRAIKVHGWRRIGTATVRWPAPVFVTAVLIAIVGMLIMPSMKLSYNDRFYIPANLGSKVGYAAAERHFTPARMDPDILMIQGDHDMRNSGDMIILDRIAKDIFRLPGIATVQSITRPLGSPIEHTSIPFQVSMQSIPIQENLQFMKDRVADILKMSDDLGAMIASMQRMYGLLGQMAATTHHLVGDLQDAKATADELRDHLADFDDFARPVHAYVYAEQHCFNIPVCWAVRSMFDALDQSDKFSDNIKALLNDMDDIDAVLPQMLAQFPPIIAVAKSMRGTLLTMHSSFSGLVTQMARMTDTASAMGQAFDASKADDYFYLPPEAFDNPDFQRGLKLFLSPDGKAARFIITHAADPATPKGISAVKPELETAHHTVKGTSLVNGKFYLTGTAAMYNDIQSGAKYDILLVGLAALTLIFVVMVIITRALVASMAIVGTVLLSLGAAFGLTVLVWQHIVGLDLNWIAPVFGTIILLAVGSDYNLLLVSRFQGEIAAGLKTGIIRSMGNTGGVVTAAGLVFAFTMMSMVASDLRSIGQAGSTIGLGLLFDTLIVRSLMTPSIAALLGRWFWWPQRIRPRPASQMLRPFGPRRLVRSLLLGEDADAATTKLHEA